A single genomic interval of Deltaproteobacteria bacterium harbors:
- a CDS encoding SNF2-related protein — translation MQNSRIIKALESLPPGDVYLLGSKAYVLRGFEYYRNSRVDTFEWAREHEVLYVRILGTRRYTISISMKGDSLKYYCTCPAWSPGQNCKHVVCAVITIKNLVNESHFREERVLRSYRQLLKNALFNSGIKEKAPGEGRNRNLNRNKEPNKERKEVLLPGYSIVIERENDPAAIIASVWKDDIEVKRVSGSLPEELRPFVFSAHGDFYYRYQWRSYLETYLREYDNLHPLFVIIDGEKIPVKWDEELHLKSKTLLDISGEALSVSALYLEGDSPCSRVYRLNNIIVVDLETGRMGHIKEGDGLRIHQKMISMLNDYGSVNEEGSLILSAEHLDYLQLSLDGEIKSWLDHMVFRVNGEEISPEKGAYSCRMTIDTGDELEGETGRLSLLALCDYGGDLYGATESFFNFIPYIEKGYDLSQVMRAKKRKKTIIDTFIKSFSIRKKGEFNKLVKEALSNGDYRKRAVRSEAKHCLGGAYNNLTRPSSRLHFREGKWTFFENDLEKESFLYSIPYDVFGVGVFSDMPSHYELRLPSEELYMAFHLLSEKLSEKGIPLYFNKNPVRNAHWDFVFNALRKPHIDWFDVSPEINFEGAPIDDAALQKALSRNGVLTHGDEVLVLDSNTRKILSILNRMGRSSRKKEKKKEIVRVPRLQILDWVELRKEGVEIRLSADDEKMIERLCAFEKIEKYPLPEKMKAKARHYQKEGYYWLAFLYEHRFGACLADDMGLGKTLQAIMLLAAIKEKTLNVRSGSGLAPHLIVVPPSLLFNWQSELEKFYAPLKVFIYQGVARQADFEGYDIVLTTYGLVRRDIDKLEKMPFHVIIFDEAQAIKNIHAATTGAVRRLKGEFKLVITGTPLENHLGEYYSILDLALPELLGDYDDFKKYMKSNNPVDMEMLVKRTRPFLMRRTKEKVLKELPAKMENDVYLELTENQKIFYRKTVELIRSDIDDAYRKKTSAQARIIALTALLKLRQICLTPSLLDPSISDKAPKMDFLCMKVRELLDEGHSALVFSQFTSFLDILEKEFVREHIPFSRLDGSTPTMKRKKLVEGFQSAREPSVFLLSLKAGGQGLNLTKASYVFHLDPWWNPAVENQASDRAHRLGQQKKVTITRILMHHTIEEKMMELKKKKLALFKAIMD, via the coding sequence ATGCAAAACAGCCGGATTATCAAAGCCCTTGAATCACTTCCTCCTGGCGATGTCTACCTGCTCGGTTCCAAGGCCTATGTATTAAGGGGCTTTGAATATTACAGGAATTCACGTGTCGATACCTTTGAATGGGCAAGGGAACATGAGGTCCTTTATGTTCGTATCCTGGGGACCCGGCGCTACACCATTTCAATCAGCATGAAGGGCGACTCGCTTAAGTATTACTGCACTTGTCCCGCCTGGAGTCCCGGTCAAAATTGCAAACATGTGGTCTGCGCCGTTATTACCATCAAAAACCTGGTCAATGAAAGCCATTTCAGGGAAGAGCGTGTCCTTCGTTCCTATCGTCAGCTCCTAAAAAATGCCCTCTTTAATTCCGGTATAAAGGAAAAGGCCCCAGGAGAGGGCCGGAATCGAAATCTGAATCGAAATAAGGAGCCAAATAAGGAGCGAAAAGAGGTCTTGCTTCCGGGCTATTCCATCGTTATTGAAAGAGAGAATGATCCCGCAGCTATAATTGCTTCAGTATGGAAAGATGATATAGAGGTAAAGAGGGTATCAGGCAGCCTTCCTGAAGAGTTGAGGCCCTTTGTTTTCTCCGCCCATGGTGATTTTTACTATCGCTACCAGTGGAGAAGTTATCTCGAAACCTACCTCAGAGAATATGATAACCTTCATCCTCTCTTTGTGATAATTGATGGTGAAAAAATACCTGTTAAATGGGATGAAGAACTTCATTTAAAGAGCAAAACACTGCTTGACATTTCGGGAGAGGCGCTTAGTGTATCAGCGCTCTACCTTGAAGGGGACAGCCCCTGCAGCCGGGTATACCGCTTAAATAATATCATTGTTGTCGATCTTGAGACAGGGCGGATGGGCCATATTAAAGAGGGAGATGGCCTGCGAATCCATCAAAAAATGATTTCCATGCTCAATGACTATGGCAGTGTCAATGAGGAAGGGAGTTTAATCCTTTCTGCGGAGCATCTTGATTATTTGCAGCTTTCCCTCGATGGTGAGATCAAATCATGGCTGGACCATATGGTTTTCAGGGTAAATGGTGAGGAAATAAGCCCCGAGAAGGGAGCCTATTCCTGTCGCATGACCATTGATACGGGAGATGAACTTGAGGGAGAAACAGGGCGGCTCTCTCTTCTGGCCCTCTGTGACTATGGCGGAGACCTTTATGGTGCAACGGAATCGTTTTTTAATTTCATTCCCTACATTGAAAAGGGTTACGATCTGTCGCAAGTGATGAGGGCAAAAAAGAGAAAAAAGACGATCATTGATACCTTCATAAAGTCTTTTTCCATTAGAAAAAAAGGGGAATTCAATAAGCTCGTCAAGGAAGCTCTCTCCAATGGTGATTACAGGAAACGGGCCGTAAGGTCCGAAGCAAAGCATTGCCTTGGCGGCGCTTATAATAATCTCACAAGACCGTCATCACGTCTTCATTTCAGGGAAGGGAAGTGGACCTTTTTTGAAAACGACCTGGAGAAGGAGTCTTTTCTCTACAGCATTCCCTATGATGTTTTCGGCGTCGGCGTCTTTAGCGACATGCCAAGCCATTATGAGCTGAGGCTCCCTTCGGAGGAACTCTACATGGCCTTTCACCTGCTTAGCGAAAAATTGAGTGAAAAGGGTATCCCTCTTTATTTTAACAAAAATCCCGTCAGGAATGCCCACTGGGATTTTGTCTTTAATGCCCTGCGTAAGCCCCATATCGACTGGTTTGACGTCAGTCCGGAAATTAATTTTGAAGGTGCTCCTATTGATGATGCGGCATTGCAGAAGGCCCTTAGCCGGAATGGAGTGCTTACCCATGGAGATGAGGTTCTGGTCCTTGATTCGAATACACGAAAAATTCTTTCAATATTGAACAGGATGGGCCGCAGCTCCCGGAAAAAAGAGAAAAAGAAAGAGATCGTTCGTGTGCCCAGACTTCAGATCCTTGACTGGGTAGAACTGAGAAAAGAGGGTGTCGAAATCAGGCTTTCCGCTGATGATGAAAAGATGATTGAGCGTCTTTGCGCCTTTGAAAAGATAGAAAAGTACCCCCTTCCGGAGAAGATGAAGGCAAAGGCGAGGCACTATCAGAAGGAGGGCTATTACTGGCTCGCTTTCCTTTACGAACATCGTTTCGGCGCCTGCCTTGCCGATGATATGGGCCTTGGAAAGACATTGCAGGCCATTATGCTTCTGGCGGCAATAAAGGAAAAGACCCTTAATGTTCGAAGCGGCAGCGGTTTGGCCCCCCACCTTATCGTCGTTCCTCCGTCTCTCCTTTTTAACTGGCAGAGTGAGTTGGAAAAATTTTATGCTCCCCTTAAGGTTTTTATTTATCAGGGTGTTGCGAGACAAGCTGACTTTGAGGGTTATGACATAGTGCTGACTACCTATGGTCTCGTCAGGCGGGATATTGACAAACTTGAGAAAATGCCTTTTCATGTCATCATTTTTGATGAGGCGCAGGCTATCAAAAATATCCATGCGGCGACAACGGGAGCGGTGAGGCGGCTTAAGGGGGAGTTCAAGCTGGTCATTACGGGAACGCCTCTTGAAAACCACCTGGGCGAGTATTACTCCATTCTCGATCTCGCCCTGCCGGAGTTGCTTGGCGATTATGATGATTTTAAAAAGTATATGAAGTCTAATAATCCAGTGGATATGGAGATGCTCGTCAAAAGAACGCGCCCCTTCCTTATGAGGCGCACAAAGGAGAAGGTGTTGAAGGAGCTTCCCGCCAAGATGGAAAATGACGTCTATCTTGAACTGACAGAGAACCAGAAGATTTTTTATCGCAAAACGGTGGAACTGATCCGTTCAGATATTGATGACGCCTACAGGAAAAAAACGTCGGCACAGGCCCGCATTATCGCCCTTACGGCCCTTCTCAAGCTGAGGCAGATCTGCCTGACACCGAGCCTGCTCGACCCGTCTATCAGCGACAAGGCGCCCAAGATGGATTTCCTCTGCATGAAGGTCCGTGAACTCCTCGATGAAGGGCACAGCGCCCTCGTTTTTTCCCAGTTTACCTCTTTTCTCGATATCCTGGAAAAAGAGTTTGTAAGGGAGCATATCCCCTTCTCGCGGCTCGATGGTTCCACTCCCACTATGAAGCGAAAAAAACTGGTAGAAGGCTTTCAATCTGCCCGTGAGCCCTCGGTCTTTCTTTTAAGCCTAAAGGCAGGCGGTCAGGGGCTTAACCTGACAAAAGCCTCTTACGTTTTTCATCTCGATCCCTGGTGGAACCCGGCCGTAGAAAATCAGGCCTCAGACAGGGCGCACAGGCTGGGACAGCAGAAGAAGGTCACTATAACGAGGATACTCATGCACCACACAATTGAAGAGAAGATGATGGAGCTCAAAAAAAAGAAGCTCGCTCTCTTTAAGGCCATTATGGACGA
- a CDS encoding aspartyl protease family protein, producing the protein MIKKNRLHLTIFFTMSLLFTFVVFALAGETYKWRDDKGVLHFTDNIYNVPAKYRSQAEEKTYGDVQRYGGSDEVNSLPSTTVKEKRPGKKQKEIRVSYIAHEGSASRIIIPVRFNGSVTANMLLDTGAPGMVISPALADRIGLFDSDDGKLIHQAGGIGGRVPAILTIVDKVSVNGATTKFMPTTITQISGAYEGLVGMDFMANYDLRVDSLNRTIVFTELPPSAGRPAGRSEHWWRSKYRTFAGLKNAWENYYKRLDNISPGTTTLERIKKIALRQAKESEKLYKRLERYATQNAVPRRWRQ; encoded by the coding sequence ATGATCAAAAAAAACAGGTTACACTTAACTATTTTTTTCACCATGTCACTTCTTTTCACTTTTGTTGTCTTTGCTCTGGCAGGAGAAACCTACAAATGGCGCGATGACAAGGGTGTCCTCCATTTTACCGATAATATTTATAATGTTCCGGCCAAATACAGGTCTCAGGCAGAGGAAAAAACTTATGGCGATGTACAGCGATACGGTGGCAGTGACGAAGTTAACTCATTACCGTCGACAACTGTAAAGGAGAAAAGACCGGGAAAGAAACAAAAAGAGATAAGGGTTTCCTACATAGCCCATGAAGGAAGCGCCAGCCGCATCATTATTCCCGTTAGATTTAACGGGTCCGTCACAGCCAACATGCTCCTTGATACAGGCGCGCCGGGTATGGTTATTTCTCCGGCGCTTGCAGACAGGATAGGTCTTTTCGACAGTGATGATGGTAAGCTGATTCATCAGGCGGGGGGAATAGGGGGGCGCGTTCCCGCCATCCTGACTATTGTCGATAAGGTTAGTGTTAACGGTGCGACGACAAAGTTTATGCCCACAACCATTACCCAAATTTCAGGCGCTTATGAAGGCCTGGTTGGTATGGACTTTATGGCCAATTACGATCTTAGGGTAGATAGCTTAAACAGAACAATTGTTTTCACGGAACTGCCGCCGAGTGCCGGTAGACCGGCAGGCAGAAGTGAACACTGGTGGCGCTCCAAGTACCGTACCTTTGCAGGGTTAAAAAATGCCTGGGAAAATTATTATAAAAGACTTGATAATATAAGTCCCGGCACCACTACGCTGGAAAGAATCAAAAAAATTGCTCTCAGGCAGGCAAAAGAGTCGGAAAAGCTTTATAAACGACTTGAAAGATATGCCACACAAAATGCCGTACCCAGGCGATGGAGGCAATAA